A section of the Amblyomma americanum isolate KBUSLIRL-KWMA chromosome 2, ASM5285725v1, whole genome shotgun sequence genome encodes:
- the LOC144120112 gene encoding excitatory amino acid transporter-like: protein MNYPEGIDRASRCSWATRHWEPCVVASALALGVAAGLTLQGMTLTPRQIMYLAFPGEAYTRMLAMLFLPLKVSCLVGSIGSTSYRTGGKLLRCALAYWVLSASSAAMVAFGTTLLLRAVRNETVSALQLTPIAPLNVSAVHTTDLAMKMIRGLFPPNIVDVSMRTWPSQLPPRGSELWADEMRKHCLAPHHVEADTLKAVEIDQPLRRVSGLGLLSSAVALGFVLAHNADDRNVLLNFFINLSNAIAAMGRLLSWFLPVGLASLTATRVLAVASTVRSAHSLSLLLTYSLNVVVAVLVHTFVVLPLIQWVMVQHWKRGLLRFFGQVQCIRPSPVPTAGAQQSFSASRAPDCKP from the exons ATGAATTACCCCGAAGGAATCGATCGTGCCTCCCGGTGTTCCTGGGCGACGCGCCACTGGGAGCCCTGCGTGGTCGCCTCAGCACTTGCGCTGGGCGTCGCCGCCGGCCTGACCCTACAGGGAATGACGCTCACACCGCGGCAGATTATGTACCTCGCCTTCCCTGGAGAAGCCTACACTAGG ATGCTGGCCATGCTGTTCCTGCCCCTCAAGGTTTCATGTCTTGTGGGTTCCATTGGGAGCACCTCGTACCGTACGGGCGGGAAGCTTCTGCGCTGTGCTCTGGCTTACTGGGTGCTGAGCGCCTCCAGCGCTGCCATGGTCGCCTTCGGTACCACGCTGCTCCTGCGTGCCGTCCGCAACGAGACCGTCTCTGCGCTCCAGCTCACCCCCATTGCGCCGCTGAATGTGTCGGCTGTCCACACAACGGACCTCGCCATGAAGATGATTAG AGGCCTCTTCCCACCGAACATCGTGGACGTGTCGATGAGAACGTGGCCCTCTCAGCTACCTCCGCGGGGCAGTGAGCTCTGGGCCGACGAAATGCGCAAGCATTGCTTGGCCCCGCATCACGTGGAGGCTGACACACTCAAGGCGGTGGAAATTGATCAGCCGCTGCGGCGGGTCAGCGGTCTGGGCCTGCTGTCGTCCGCTGTCGCGCTCGGCTTCGTTCTTGCGCACAACGCGGACGACCGGAATGTCCTGCTCAACTTCTTCATCAACCTGAGCAATGCCATCGCTGCCATGGGCAGGCTGCTGTCCTGGTTTCTGCCGGTGGGCCTCGCCTCGCTGACTGCCACGCGGGTCCTGGCCGTGGCGAGCACCGTGCGCTCTGCACATAGCCTTTCGCTGCTGCTCACCTATTCGCTGAATGTCGTCGTGGCCGTGCTGGTGCACACCTTCGTCGTGCTCCCGCTCATTCAGTGGGTTATGGTGCAGCACTGGAAGCGCGGCCTGCTTCGGTTCTTCGGACAGGTACAGTGCATACGTCCGTCTCCGGTACCAACAGCTGGTGCTCAACAGTCTTTTTCAGCCTCCAGAGCCCCTGATTGTAAGCCATAG